One Triticum dicoccoides isolate Atlit2015 ecotype Zavitan chromosome 5B, WEW_v2.0, whole genome shotgun sequence genomic window carries:
- the LOC119312972 gene encoding putative F-box protein PP2-B12 isoform X1, whose translation MEQSSKENGLIQRVPEECLTTVIGLTSPADACRSAVVSAGFRSAADSDAVWERFLPLDCDAVLERAVHFVDSSSRKELFMDLSDEHVLLDDGKRSFGLQRSSGAKCYMLSVREMAIAWVKIDLYWRERSDPDSSLIRFSMVAELMSVCWLSISGHISTKELSPGTHYAAYLVFKLTHDASGLASPQQRSVLSVGGRQGSTHTASLHPCNRTDSSCTGEMADGEPHDHERDDGVVVRYPRPRVDGWLELEMGDFHTGDSDDEATAAEDVDMILHECEELQWKKGLIIEGIEIRPKKIN comes from the exons ATGGAGCAGTCAAGCAAGGAAAACGGATTAATCCAGCGAGTCCCGGAGGAGTGCCTGACCACAGTCATCGGCCTGACCTCGCCGGCCGACGCCTGCCGCTCCGCTGTGGTGTCCGCCGGCTTCCGGTCAGCGGCGGACTCGGACGCCGTGTGGGAGCGGTTCCTGCCTCTGGACTGCGATGCCGTCCTGGAGCGAGCGGTCCACTTCGTGGATTCCTCCTCCAGGAAGGAGCTCTTCATGGATCTCAGCGACGAGCACGTCCTCCTCGACGACGGCAAAAGG AGTTTCGGGCTCCAGCGATCGAGTGGCGCCAAATGCTACATGTTATCTGTGAGGGAGATGGCAATCGCTTGGGTTAAAATAGATCTTTACTGGAGAGAGAGGTCGGACCCAGATTCGAG CTTAATTAGGTTCTCCATGGTGGCAGAGCTCATGTCAGTGTGCTGGCTGAGCATCTCTGGCCACATCAGCACCAAGGAGCTCTCTCCGGGCACACACTACGCGGCCTACCTCGTCTTCAAGCTCACTCACGACGCCTCCGGCCTCGCCTCCCCACAGCAGCGATCGGTCCTCTCCGTAGGCGGCCGGCAGGGCTCGACGCACACGGCGTCCCTCCATCCTTGCAACCGGACCGATTCTTCCTGTACCGGCGAAATGGCTGACGGGGAGCCACATGACCACGAGCGAGATGATGGTGTCGTCGTCAGGTACCCGCGGCCACGGGTGGACGGGTGGTTGGAGCTGGAGATGGGCGACTTCCACACAGGTGATAGTGATGACGAGGCTACGGCTGCAGAAGATGTTGACATGATACTCCATGAGTGTGAGGAGCTGCAGTGGAAGAAGGGGCTAATCATCGAAGGCATCGAGATCAGGCCCAAGAAAATTAATTGA
- the LOC119312972 gene encoding putative F-box protein PP2-B12 isoform X2, protein MEQSSKENGLIQRVPEECLTTVIGLTSPADACRSAVVSAGFRSAADSDAVWERFLPLDCDAVLERAVHFVDSSSRKELFMDLSDEHVLLDDGKRSFGLQRSSGAKCYMLSVREMAIAWVKIDLYWRERSDPDSRFSMVAELMSVCWLSISGHISTKELSPGTHYAAYLVFKLTHDASGLASPQQRSVLSVGGRQGSTHTASLHPCNRTDSSCTGEMADGEPHDHERDDGVVVRYPRPRVDGWLELEMGDFHTGDSDDEATAAEDVDMILHECEELQWKKGLIIEGIEIRPKKIN, encoded by the exons ATGGAGCAGTCAAGCAAGGAAAACGGATTAATCCAGCGAGTCCCGGAGGAGTGCCTGACCACAGTCATCGGCCTGACCTCGCCGGCCGACGCCTGCCGCTCCGCTGTGGTGTCCGCCGGCTTCCGGTCAGCGGCGGACTCGGACGCCGTGTGGGAGCGGTTCCTGCCTCTGGACTGCGATGCCGTCCTGGAGCGAGCGGTCCACTTCGTGGATTCCTCCTCCAGGAAGGAGCTCTTCATGGATCTCAGCGACGAGCACGTCCTCCTCGACGACGGCAAAAGG AGTTTCGGGCTCCAGCGATCGAGTGGCGCCAAATGCTACATGTTATCTGTGAGGGAGATGGCAATCGCTTGGGTTAAAATAGATCTTTACTGGAGAGAGAGGTCGGACCCAGATTCGAG GTTCTCCATGGTGGCAGAGCTCATGTCAGTGTGCTGGCTGAGCATCTCTGGCCACATCAGCACCAAGGAGCTCTCTCCGGGCACACACTACGCGGCCTACCTCGTCTTCAAGCTCACTCACGACGCCTCCGGCCTCGCCTCCCCACAGCAGCGATCGGTCCTCTCCGTAGGCGGCCGGCAGGGCTCGACGCACACGGCGTCCCTCCATCCTTGCAACCGGACCGATTCTTCCTGTACCGGCGAAATGGCTGACGGGGAGCCACATGACCACGAGCGAGATGATGGTGTCGTCGTCAGGTACCCGCGGCCACGGGTGGACGGGTGGTTGGAGCTGGAGATGGGCGACTTCCACACAGGTGATAGTGATGACGAGGCTACGGCTGCAGAAGATGTTGACATGATACTCCATGAGTGTGAGGAGCTGCAGTGGAAGAAGGGGCTAATCATCGAAGGCATCGAGATCAGGCCCAAGAAAATTAATTGA
- the LOC119310746 gene encoding uncharacterized protein LOC119310746, translated as MGRAMVRYESAPKMTVVRGQLMNILVTLILSAMPTNMEVYFHYNTPDVFHEMSMSWNMYILSSSLMWLPLQHTSLQGPRVGMIFYKFSVMYVVKRDGRTETVHFDKITVRLKKLSYGLSQDHRDPVLGLRQGIHGRHHQPARRARRRDRRPGHCLPARLCLRTFPLSSVSPLPLAARIVVSNLPPSGNSLCGARK; from the exons ATGGGCAGGGCAATGGTCAGATACGAGTCAGCACCAAAGATGACT GTTGTACGAGGGCAgttaatgaatatacttgtgacacTTATACTCTCAG CAATGCCGACAAACATG GAGGTGTACTTCCATTACAATACTCCTGACGTGTTTCATGAAATGTCTATGAGCTG GAACATGTATATCCTTTCAAGTTCACTGATGTGGTTACCACTACAACACACGTCCCTCCAAGGACCAAGGGTGGGCATGATCTTCTACAAG TTTTCGGTGATGTACGTCGTGAAGCGGGACGGGCGGACGGAGACGGTGCACTTCGACAAGATCACGGTGCGGCTCAAGAAGCTCAGCTATGGGCTCAGCCAGGATCACCGCGACCCCGTGCTCGGTCTGCGTCAGGGTATACATGGGCGTCACCACCAGCCAGCTCGACGAGCTCGCCGCCGAGACCGCCGCCCCGGTCACTGCCTCCCAGCCAGACTATGCCTCCGTACGTTCCCTCTTTCATCTGTCTCTCCCCTTCCG CTCGCGGCGAGGATTGTTGTGTCCAACCTGCCGCCAAGTGGAAATAGTCTGTGTGGCGCTCGTAAATAG